One stretch of Hevea brasiliensis isolate MT/VB/25A 57/8 chromosome 12, ASM3005281v1, whole genome shotgun sequence DNA includes these proteins:
- the LOC110647060 gene encoding uncharacterized protein LOC110647060, protein MDLMEVWAIFGPGVAGAVFGAGWWFWIDAVVCSSVKVSFVHYLPGIFASIAALMFNCVRKEDIDYSPYEEGEWRLKLWLFFAYVVSFISLAASVGLLIQDSIVKTGPSVWTGTAGVLQCVLVLISGLIYWTSHAE, encoded by the exons ATggatttaatggaggtttgggcgaTCTTCGGGCCCGGAGTCGCAGGCGCCGTGTTCGGCGCTGGCTGGTGGTTCTGGATTGACGCCGTCGTTTGCAGTTCCGTCAAAGTCTCTTTTGTTCATTACCTCCCAG GCATTTTTGCATCTATTGCTGCTCTAATGTTTAATTGCGTTAGGAAAGAAGATATTGATTATTCTCCATATGAAGAAGGCGAGTGGAG ATTGAAGCTTTGGCTTTTCTTTGCATATGTTGTATCCTTCATTTCTCTAGCAGCATCAGTGGGCTTATTAATACAAGATTCAATTGTCAAAACTGGACCTTCAGTTTGGACAGGAACTGCCGGTGTGTTGCAGTGTGTGCTTGTGTTGATCAG TGGGCTGATTTATTGGACTTCGCACGCAGAATAA